The genomic segment CATGTCTCGAACCCGCGATGGCCGAACGCATGACCGGCGCGCAGGGCAACACCGTGAGTTTCGGATGGGGCGATTTGATGCGCGTCGAGCACGCGATCGAAAACGCGCTGGAAGAAGGTCCGTGGCTGCTCGGCGAGCAGTTCACCGCCGCCGATATTCTCGCGGCCAGCACGCTGCAGATCGCGTTCAAGGCGAAGCTGATCGAGCCGCAGGGCGTGCTGTTCGATTACGTCGAGCGCTCGCTCGCGCGTGAAGGCTACGAGCGTGCGTCAGCGATCGATCGTCGCGAGGCCGAGCGGCTCGCGCTCGGTATCCACGCGGGCATCGCGCGTTCGTCGGACGAAGTTTAGGGAAACGCGCGCGGCTTCGGAATGCCCGCACCGGCTTCGATGTCCGACACCGCGCGCTGATGCGCGAGTTCGACGGCTTCGGCCTTATCGGCGAGACCGTCATCGCCGCCGACGGTCGTCCACGGCTGCACGGCCTTGTCGTGATGACGGATTTCGTACTCCGCGTCCCAGCGCGAGCCCTGTAGTTCGACCGGCCTCACGTGGATGGCGTAGACGCCGTAAAGGAAGATC from the Caballeronia sp. NK8 genome contains:
- a CDS encoding glutathione S-transferase family protein; amino-acid sequence: MKLFYWPKTRAFRALWMLEEMRVPYQLEFVNIRAGAQNDPNFCRVNPMSKLPALEDGSVRVAESGAVLLYLADRYPETALGVPLSDPSRGRFLQWMFFTGSCLEPAMAERMTGAQGNTVSFGWGDLMRVEHAIENALEEGPWLLGEQFTAADILAASTLQIAFKAKLIEPQGVLFDYVERSLAREGYERASAIDRREAERLALGIHAGIARSSDEV